The candidate division KSB1 bacterium genome includes the window CTATTCACAAATGGAGAAAATTAATTTGAAAACGAAACATATTTTCTCTATTTTCGAATACTAATCATTATTATTCAAGGAGTAAACAATGAAACTGCTTTCGAGGTCAGAAGAGATCATATTATTATCGATCTGGAAACTCCGGAAAAATGCCTATGGGATGTCCATCCGGGGACAAGTGGCAAAAGTGACCGGACGCACCTGGTCGTTCGGCGCTATTTATGCGCCACTAAACCGGCTGCTTAAAAAGCACCTGGTGCTATCGATCGAAGGCGAACCAACTCCGGAACGCGGCGGCCGGCGAAAAATTTATTATGAGCTTACAAAAGAGGGAAGAGAAGCTTTACTTAAGATTCAACAAGTGCATGAAGCTATCTGGATTGGTATTCCCTCTTTGGAATCGAGTTCGGTTAAATGAAGAATCCTCAAAGTCAGCGTTTTCCCAAAATAGCCGAATGGTTATTGTCTCATATAACTGAGTCATCCATTCGCTACTCGGTGCTTGGGGATTTCGAAGAACAATTTCAATATTACGCGGAAGAGCACGGCCTACTTTACGCCCATCTCTGGTGTTGGCTGCAAATTATGAAATCATTGCCACCCTTTATTTTTGAATCAATCTATTGGAGTCTTATTATGTTAAAAAATTATTTTAAAGTCGCCTTTAGAAACTTGCTCAATCAAAAAATCTACTCATTCATTAATATTGCCGGGCTGGCAATCGGTCTTGCTACTTGTCTCTTGATCACAATTTTTGTGATCGATGAGTTGAGCTACGACCGCCATCATGAAAAAGCTTCTCAAATCTACCGTGTAGTTTTGGATTTAAAATTGGGAGATACTGAAATAAAAGCGCCACTTTCAGCGGCGCCAATGGCACAAACATTAGTCCGGGATTTTCCGGAAGTATTATCCGCAACAAGAATAATAGGAGGATTCTTTGGACCAGGGACAGCAAATATTCGATATGGAGTGAAAGTTTTCAAAGAAAACAAAGTATTATATGCTGACTGAAGTTTCTTTGATGTCTTCACTGTGCCATTTATTTCCGGTGATGCAAAGATTGCCTTAAACCAACCGAATACAATTGTGATTACAAAAGCAATTGCAGAGAAGTATTTTGGCACTATTGATCCAATGGGGAAAATGTTGATCTTTAGCAATCTTAATTCAGAATATAAAATTACCGGTGTGGTTGAAAATAACCCTGCCAATTCGCATTTCCATTTTGATTTCTTGGCTGCACTCTCATCCCTTCCAAGAAGTCGAAGTCCAAGTTGGACGGATAATTCATTTTACACCTACATCGTTCTGCAAAACGGGATTTCTCATCGCGTATTGGAAGCAAAGTTTCCAGCTATGGTCAGTAAATTCATTGGTCCGCAGCTAAAAGCAATGGGTGTTACCCTTGAAAACATGGCTGATTCAGGAGATCGGTGGGTCTATTTATTAGAAGCGCTTACTGATATTCACCTGCATGCAAATTCATCTTACGAATTCGAACCAAACGGCAATATCGTTTATGTAACTATATTCTCTTCAGTTGCTATTTTAATCTTGCTAATCGCCTGCATCAATTTTATGAACCTTACAACCGCCCGTTCAACCGGCCGAGCGAAAGAGGTTGGTGTTAGGAAAGTATTAGGCTCCCATCGAAAACAATTGGTTCAACAATTCCTGGTCGAATCATTGTTTGTTACTTTTTTGGCATTCATTATTGCAATAAGTCTGGCAAACCTTGCATTACCACTTTTTAATTCTCTATCCGGGAAAAATATGACAATGGCATTCTTTCAAGATGGCTATATGCTTTCAGGTTTATTTGGATTATTTCTTTTGGTCGGTTTGCTTTCCGGTATTTATCCTGCTGTCGTGCTTTCTTCTTTCAGGCCAATACAAGTGTTAAAAGGGCAACTTGGCACAGGGAATCAATATCATTGGCTTAGAAGCTCATTGGTGATCTTCCAGTTCACCATTTCAATGATCCTTATTGTCGGGGCACTTGTTGTTAATGGTCAACTGGATTACATGCAAAATAAGAAATTAGGATTTAATCAAGAACATATTCTGGTTATTGATCAAATTGAGTCAATTGGCGAAAAGATACCAATTCTTAAGCAAAAGCTCCTGGCACACCCAAACGTAAAAAACGCAACTGTCTCGTTAACTCTACCTGGCAAAATGTTTCCAGCTCACCCATTTCAACCTCAAGAAAATGATCGAACCTATGTTTTTCAACTACTCACTGCTGACCCCGATTTTATTCCCACTTTTGAAATCAACCTTTTAACCGGGAGAAACTTCTCTAAAAACATACCAACAGATTCTGATGCATTCATTTTAAATGAAGCAGCTGTCGTTGCTTTTGGGTGGAATAATGCAGATGCTATCGGTAAACAATTTAAACCATCTGCTGGCTTCGCTGCAAAAAAAGTGGTCGGTGTAGTTAAGGATTTTAATTTTAAGTCTCTTCATAATAAAATAGAGCCACTGGTTATCGCCTATTCTCAAAATGGTCAGTATATGTCAGTGCGTGTACAACCGACCTCTCTACAAGCCACTGTTGCATTTCTTGAAAATAAATGGCGGGAGATTGCTCCGGATAAAACTTTTGAATATATGTTCCTCGATCAAATCGTTGAAGAATTGTATAATGCAGAAAAAACAAGTAGTCAGGTTTTCGCGGTGTTTGCCGGTCTCGCTATATTCATTGCATGTCTTGGCCTTTTTGGATTAACATCATTTTTAATGGAGAAACGCAGTAAAGAAGTTGCACT containing:
- a CDS encoding FtsX-like permease family protein; amino-acid sequence: MPFISGDAKIALNQPNTIVITKAIAEKYFGTIDPMGKMLIFSNLNSEYKITGVVENNPANSHFHFDFLAALSSLPRSRSPSWTDNSFYTYIVLQNGISHRVLEAKFPAMVSKFIGPQLKAMGVTLENMADSGDRWVYLLEALTDIHLHANSSYEFEPNGNIVYVTIFSSVAILILLIACINFMNLTTARSTGRAKEVGVRKVLGSHRKQLVQQFLVESLFVTFLAFIIAISLANLALPLFNSLSGKNMTMAFFQDGYMLSGLFGLFLLVGLLSGIYPAVVLSSFRPIQVLKGQLGTGNQYHWLRSSLVIFQFTISMILIVGALVVNGQLDYMQNKKLGFNQEHILVIDQIESIGEKIPILKQKLLAHPNVKNATVSLTLPGKMFPAHPFQPQENDRTYVFQLLTADPDFIPTFEINLLTGRNFSKNIPTDSDAFILNEAAVVAFGWNNADAIGKQFKPSAGFAAKKVVGVVKDFNFKSLHNKIEPLVIAYSQNGQYMSVRVQPTSLQATVAFLENKWREIAPDKTFEYMFLDQIVEELYNAEKTSSQVFAVFAGLAIFIACLGLFGLTSFLMEKRSKEVALRKVVGATVAHVVVLLSRDFGKLVIIAIFVATPIAYFVMNNWLQYFAYREALTPLPFIFAGIATLFISLLTVVNQVIKSALANPIDSIRYE
- a CDS encoding helix-turn-helix transcriptional regulator — protein: MKLLSRSEEIILLSIWKLRKNAYGMSIRGQVAKVTGRTWSFGAIYAPLNRLLKKHLVLSIEGEPTPERGGRRKIYYELTKEGREALLKIQQVHEAIWIGIPSLESSSVK
- a CDS encoding ABC transporter permease yields the protein MKNPQSQRFPKIAEWLLSHITESSIRYSVLGDFEEQFQYYAEEHGLLYAHLWCWLQIMKSLPPFIFESIYWSLIMLKNYFKVAFRNLLNQKIYSFINIAGLAIGLATCLLITIFVIDELSYDRHHEKASQIYRVVLDLKLGDTEIKAPLSAAPMAQTLVRDFPEVLSATRIIGGFFGPGTANIRYGVKVFKENKVLYAD